The following proteins come from a genomic window of Microtus ochrogaster isolate Prairie Vole_2 chromosome 7, MicOch1.0, whole genome shotgun sequence:
- the LOC101989075 gene encoding cytochrome b-c1 complex subunit 8 has product MGREFGNLTRMRHVISYSLSPFEQRAFPNYFSKGIPNVLRRTRERILRVAPPFVAFYLIYTWGNQEFERSRRKDPAMYENDK; this is encoded by the exons ATGGGCCGCGAGTTCGGGAATCTGACGCGGATGCGTCACGTGATCTCCTACAGCTTGTCACCCTTTGAGCAGCGCGCCTTTCCGAACTACTTCAGCAAAGGCATCCCCAACGTGCTGCGCCGCACTCGCGAGCGCATCCTGCGCGTGGCGCCGC CGTTTGTGGCGTTTTATCTGATCTACACCTGGGGGAACCAGGAGTTTGAGCGGTCCAGGAGGAAAGACCCAGCCATGTACGAAAATGACAAGTGA
- the Leap2 gene encoding liver-expressed antimicrobial peptide 2, giving the protein MLQLKLFAVLMTCLLLVSQVNGSPVPELSSAKRSRRMTPFWRGVSLRPIGASCRDDSECITRLCRKRRCSLSVAQE; this is encoded by the exons ATGCTACAGCTCAAACTCTTTGCAGTGCTCATGACTTGCCTGCTGTTGGTGAGCCAG GTTAATGGTTCCCCAGTACCAGAACTGAGTTCAGCAAAGAGATCCCGGAGAATGACCCCATTTTGGAGAGGGGTTTCCCTCAGGCCTATTGGTGCTTCGTGTCGGGATGATTCCGAGTGTATCACAAGACTATGCAG AAAAAGACGCTGTTCTCTAAGTGTGGCCCAGGAGTGA